The Collimonas sp. PA-H2 genome contains a region encoding:
- a CDS encoding DNA ligase, translated as MPTPLSVRPRRPRIASLLSALLLGLSLWLPAAAQSTTPAPPLMLANVYHPGIALADYWVSEKLDGVRGYWDGEQLLTRGGQRINAPHWFTAGWPKVALDGELWAGRGQFNHAVSTARREAPDDAAWRRMRFMVFDLPAYPGTFDQRLPALQSTLARLAVPWVQLVEQIKLADHAALQGLLQQTVRQGGEGLMLHRGASLYRAQRSDDLLKVKTHEDAEAKVIGHLPGKGKYQGMLGALWVETPDGLRFKLGSGFSDAQRRQPPALGCVVTYRFRGLNGSGIPRFASFMRVYEQ; from the coding sequence ATGCCCACGCCATTATCTGTCCGACCACGCCGACCACGCATTGCCAGCCTGCTGAGCGCCCTGTTGCTCGGCTTATCTCTTTGGCTGCCCGCCGCTGCCCAGTCCACCACGCCGGCACCGCCGTTGATGCTGGCAAATGTCTACCATCCCGGCATCGCGCTGGCCGATTACTGGGTCAGCGAGAAACTGGACGGCGTACGCGGCTACTGGGATGGCGAGCAATTGCTGACACGCGGCGGCCAGCGCATAAACGCCCCGCACTGGTTCACCGCCGGCTGGCCCAAGGTGGCGCTGGACGGCGAACTATGGGCTGGCCGCGGCCAGTTCAACCATGCGGTTTCGACCGCGCGGCGCGAGGCGCCGGACGATGCAGCCTGGCGCCGCATGCGCTTCATGGTGTTCGACCTGCCCGCCTATCCCGGCACCTTCGACCAGCGCCTGCCGGCGTTGCAAAGCACGCTCGCCAGACTTGCGGTGCCTTGGGTACAGCTGGTGGAACAGATCAAGCTGGCCGACCACGCGGCCTTGCAAGGTTTGCTGCAACAGACCGTCAGGCAAGGCGGCGAAGGCTTGATGCTGCACCGGGGCGCATCGCTTTACCGCGCGCAACGCAGCGACGACCTGCTGAAAGTCAAAACCCACGAAGATGCCGAAGCCAAAGTCATCGGCCATCTGCCCGGCAAAGGAAAATACCAGGGCATGCTGGGAGCGCTATGGGTGGAAACGCCGGACGGCCTTCGCTTCAAGCTGGGCAGCGGCTTCAGCGACGCCCAGCGGCGCCAGCCGCCGGCCTTGGGCTGCGTCGTGACTTACCGCTTCCGCGGCTTGAACGGCAGCGGCATACCGCGGTTCGCCAGCTTCATGCGGGTCTACGAACAATAG
- a CDS encoding serine/threonine protein kinase: MNISPPASFTTLTPDTVLDALDSIGLHGDGRLLALNSYENRVYQIGMEEGPPLVAKFYRPHRWSDAAILEEHGFVQELVEREIPVVAAWAGADGSTLHQFDGFRFAVFPRHGGRAPELEDDATLEWLGRFMGRIHAVGGLRNYQHRPSLDIASFGEEPSAFLLANNFVPADLLEAYRSTVTQALEGVRRCFERAGTVGSLRLHGDCHGSNVLWTDAGPHFVDFDDSRMGPAVQDLWMLLSGERRDMVRQMGSLLAGYEDFCDFDTRELYLIEALRTLRLIHYAAWIARRWDDPAFAVAFPWFNTQRYWQDRVLELREQIALMDEPPLWQN; this comes from the coding sequence ATGAATATTTCACCACCCGCATCATTCACTACCCTTACCCCCGACACCGTGCTGGACGCGCTCGACAGCATCGGCCTGCATGGCGATGGTCGCCTGCTGGCTCTCAATAGCTATGAAAACCGCGTGTACCAGATTGGCATGGAAGAGGGGCCGCCGCTAGTGGCCAAGTTCTACCGCCCGCACCGCTGGAGCGATGCCGCCATCCTGGAAGAACATGGTTTCGTGCAGGAACTGGTAGAGCGCGAAATCCCGGTGGTTGCGGCCTGGGCCGGTGCTGACGGCAGCACCTTGCATCAATTCGACGGTTTCCGCTTCGCGGTATTTCCGCGCCATGGCGGCCGCGCGCCGGAACTGGAGGACGACGCCACGCTGGAATGGCTGGGCCGTTTCATGGGGCGCATCCATGCCGTCGGAGGCTTACGTAACTACCAGCATCGGCCGTCCCTGGATATCGCCAGCTTCGGCGAAGAACCGAGTGCCTTCCTGCTGGCCAACAACTTTGTTCCGGCGGATTTGCTGGAGGCCTATCGCAGCACCGTGACTCAGGCGCTGGAGGGTGTGCGGCGTTGTTTCGAGCGCGCCGGCACGGTCGGCTCGCTGCGCCTGCATGGCGATTGCCATGGCAGCAATGTGCTGTGGACCGATGCCGGACCGCACTTCGTCGATTTTGACGACAGCCGCATGGGGCCGGCAGTACAGGACCTGTGGATGTTGCTGTCCGGCGAGCGCAGGGATATGGTGCGGCAGATGGGTTCCTTGCTGGCCGGGTATGAGGATTTTTGCGATTTCGATACTCGTGAGCTGTATCTGATCGAGGCATTGCGCACCTTGCGCCTGATCCACTACGCGGCTTGGATTGCCCGGCGCTGGGACGACCCGGCCTTCGCCGTGGCCTTCCCATGGTTCAATACCCAGCGCTACTGGCAGGATAGGGTGCTGGAACTGCGCGAACAGATCGCGCTGATGGACGAACCACCGTTGTGGCAAAACTGA
- the fahA gene encoding fumarylacetoacetase — MQANDPTLKSFIPTPPESHFPIQNLPFGVFSNAADPAPRVGVAIGDQVLDLAALADSGLLTLSPAVFRQPTLNAFIALGRQTWRSTRASVSELLRHDNLQLRDNQALRDKVFVSQDQATMHLPLEIPGYTDFYSSKEHATNVGSMFRDPANALLPNWLHIPIGYNGRASSVVVSGTPLQRPMGQLKLPDADAPVFGACRKLDFELETGFIIGQPNALGEPIDIANAEQHIFGMVLLNDWSARDLQQWEYVPLGPFNSKSFATSISPWVVTMEALEPFRVDSPAQQPQPLPYLRQNGKNGYDITLEVALQPGAAAQPQTICRTNFKAMYWTMVQQLAHHTVSGCNTRIGDLMGSGTISGSTPEAYGSLLELTWNGKNPLSLADGSQRSFIQDGDEVAMTGWCQGDGYRVGFGVVSGKILAARG; from the coding sequence ATGCAAGCCAACGATCCGACACTGAAATCCTTCATCCCGACTCCGCCGGAGTCGCATTTTCCCATCCAGAATCTGCCTTTCGGCGTGTTCAGCAATGCCGCCGATCCGGCGCCGCGCGTCGGCGTCGCCATCGGCGATCAGGTGCTGGACCTAGCTGCTTTGGCTGACTCCGGCCTGCTGACGCTGAGCCCTGCAGTGTTCCGTCAGCCGACCCTGAATGCTTTCATCGCGCTGGGCCGCCAGACCTGGCGTAGCACCCGCGCCAGCGTCAGCGAGCTGCTGCGTCATGACAACCTCCAGCTGCGCGATAACCAGGCCTTGCGCGACAAGGTGTTCGTCTCGCAGGATCAGGCAACGATGCATCTGCCGCTGGAGATCCCGGGCTATACCGATTTCTATTCATCGAAAGAACATGCGACCAATGTCGGCTCGATGTTCCGCGACCCGGCCAACGCGCTGCTGCCGAACTGGCTGCATATCCCGATCGGCTACAACGGCCGCGCCAGCTCGGTGGTGGTCAGCGGCACCCCGCTGCAGCGCCCGATGGGTCAGCTGAAACTGCCGGACGCCGACGCGCCGGTATTTGGGGCCTGCCGCAAACTGGATTTCGAACTGGAGACCGGCTTCATCATCGGCCAGCCGAATGCCCTGGGCGAGCCGATCGATATCGCCAATGCCGAGCAGCATATCTTCGGCATGGTGCTGCTGAACGACTGGAGCGCGCGCGATCTGCAACAATGGGAATACGTGCCGCTGGGCCCGTTCAACAGCAAGTCCTTCGCCACCTCGATCTCGCCGTGGGTGGTCACGATGGAAGCGCTGGAACCGTTCCGCGTCGACAGTCCGGCGCAGCAGCCGCAACCGCTGCCCTACCTGCGGCAAAACGGCAAGAACGGCTATGACATCACGCTGGAAGTAGCGCTGCAGCCGGGCGCAGCCGCCCAGCCGCAGACCATCTGCCGCACCAATTTCAAGGCCATGTACTGGACCATGGTGCAGCAGCTGGCGCATCACACTGTCTCCGGCTGCAACACCCGCATCGGCGATCTGATGGGCTCAGGCACCATCAGCGGCAGCACGCCGGAAGCCTACGGCAGCTTGCTCGAGCTGACCTGGAACGGCAAGAATCCGCTCAGCCTGGCGGACGGCAGCCAGCGCAGCTTTATCCAGGATGGCGACGAAGTGGCGATGACCGGCTGGTGCCAGGGCGACGGCTATCGCGTCGGGTTTGGCGTGGTCAGCGGCAAGATATTGGCGGCGCGTGGTTGA
- a CDS encoding LysR family transcriptional regulator, protein MDRLESLRVFCQVVELNSFSRAAEQLEMSNATITNHIAALERHFGVRLLNRTTRKISLTDDGHSCYQRAQRLLGDMSELEDGLQGRRVTPQGILRVDVPTVIARIYLAPALTRFSALYPDLSIRLNVGDRMVDMVEGRGDVWIRIGELKDSSMVARRIYQTRNLCCAAPEFLAQHGTPRTPQELSNFRCLAFIHPNSGQNVPWIFSKGKQEFSWAPPGNIAINHAETLIHAAASGAGIVQLLTLSLNPQIRAGLLAPVLADWATPGPPVSVVYHQSHQLSAKVRVFVDFVTELFAAID, encoded by the coding sequence ATGGACAGGCTGGAATCGTTACGGGTATTTTGCCAGGTGGTGGAACTGAACAGCTTCAGCCGCGCGGCTGAGCAGCTGGAGATGTCGAACGCCACCATCACCAACCATATCGCCGCCCTGGAGCGGCATTTCGGCGTGCGCCTGCTGAACCGCACCACTCGCAAAATTTCCCTGACCGACGATGGCCACAGCTGTTACCAGCGGGCCCAGCGCCTGCTCGGCGACATGAGCGAACTGGAAGACGGGCTGCAGGGGCGGCGTGTGACGCCGCAGGGAATATTGCGGGTCGACGTGCCGACCGTGATCGCCCGCATCTACCTGGCGCCGGCGCTGACGCGCTTCAGCGCGCTGTATCCCGACTTGTCGATCCGCCTGAATGTCGGCGACCGCATGGTCGACATGGTGGAGGGCCGCGGCGATGTCTGGATCCGCATCGGCGAGCTGAAGGATTCGAGCATGGTGGCGCGCCGCATCTACCAGACCCGCAACCTTTGCTGCGCCGCGCCCGAATTTCTGGCGCAGCACGGAACTCCGCGCACGCCGCAGGAACTAAGCAACTTCCGTTGCCTGGCTTTCATCCATCCCAACAGCGGTCAGAACGTGCCATGGATCTTCAGCAAGGGCAAGCAAGAGTTCAGCTGGGCGCCGCCCGGCAATATCGCCATCAATCACGCAGAAACCCTGATACATGCAGCCGCCAGCGGCGCCGGCATCGTCCAGCTGCTGACGCTCTCCCTCAACCCGCAGATCCGCGCAGGCCTGCTGGCGCCGGTGCTGGCGGACTGGGCCACGCCGGGGCCGCCGGTGTCGGTGGTGTATCACCAGAGCCACCAGTTGTCGGCCAAGGTACGCGTATTTGTCGATTTCGTTACAGAGCTGTTTGCCGCTATCGATTAG
- the hmgA gene encoding homogentisate 1,2-dioxygenase: MENTNALRYQSGFCNDFTSEALPGALPVGQNSPQKAPYGLYAEQLSGTAFTAPRAHNRRSWLYRIRPGAMHHAFEKLQQSLLASGPFTQVDTPPNQLRWNPLPPPAADQPTDFIDGMITFAGNGDAAAQAGIAIHLYVANRSMHERFFYNADGELLIVPQQGRLLARTEMGVLEVKPGEIVVIPRGVRFRIELPDGAACGYVCENYGAAFQLPELGPIGSNGLANARDFQAPVAAYEEREGEFQLLAKFGGKLWAARIDHSPLDVVAWHGNYTPYKYDLSLFNTINTVSYDHPDPSIFTVLTSPSDTHGTANVDFVIFPPRWMVAEHTFRPPWFHRNVMSEYMGLIHGAYDAKADGFTPGGGSLHNCMSGHGPDAATFEKASSAELAPHRIDNTMAFMFESRYLIHPTPYALATPLLQKDYLQCWHGLKKNFNGQP; encoded by the coding sequence ATGGAAAACACAAACGCACTTCGTTATCAGTCGGGATTTTGCAATGACTTCACCAGCGAAGCCTTGCCCGGCGCTTTGCCGGTAGGGCAAAACTCGCCGCAGAAAGCGCCTTACGGTCTGTATGCGGAGCAGTTGTCCGGCACTGCATTCACCGCGCCGCGCGCGCACAACCGGCGCTCGTGGCTGTACCGTATCCGGCCGGGCGCGATGCATCACGCCTTTGAAAAGCTGCAGCAATCGCTGCTGGCCAGCGGTCCCTTTACTCAGGTCGACACGCCGCCCAATCAGCTGCGCTGGAATCCGCTGCCGCCGCCTGCCGCCGATCAGCCCACCGATTTTATCGATGGCATGATCACCTTTGCCGGCAATGGCGACGCTGCAGCACAGGCCGGGATCGCCATCCATCTGTACGTGGCGAACCGCTCCATGCACGAGCGCTTTTTCTATAATGCCGACGGCGAATTGCTGATCGTACCGCAGCAGGGACGTTTGCTGGCCAGGACGGAAATGGGTGTGCTGGAAGTCAAGCCCGGTGAAATCGTCGTCATCCCGCGCGGCGTGCGTTTCCGCATCGAGCTGCCGGACGGCGCGGCGTGCGGCTATGTCTGCGAAAACTATGGCGCTGCCTTCCAGCTGCCGGAACTGGGACCGATCGGCTCCAACGGCCTGGCCAATGCGCGCGACTTCCAGGCGCCGGTGGCGGCCTATGAAGAACGCGAGGGCGAGTTCCAGCTGCTGGCCAAATTTGGCGGCAAGCTGTGGGCGGCACGCATCGATCATTCGCCGCTGGATGTGGTGGCATGGCACGGCAACTACACACCGTACAAATACGACCTGAGCTTGTTCAACACTATCAATACGGTCAGCTACGATCATCCCGATCCATCGATCTTCACCGTGCTGACCTCGCCTTCGGATACGCATGGCACCGCGAACGTCGATTTCGTGATTTTCCCGCCGCGCTGGATGGTAGCCGAACATACCTTCCGGCCGCCATGGTTCCACCGCAACGTCATGAGCGAATACATGGGCCTGATCCATGGCGCCTACGACGCCAAGGCCGACGGCTTTACACCGGGCGGCGGCAGCCTGCACAATTGCATGAGCGGCCACGGTCCGGACGCCGCCACTTTCGAGAAGGCGTCTAGCGCCGAATTGGCGCCGCACCGTATCGACAATACAATGGCCTTCATGTTTGAAAGCCGCTACCTGATTCATCCGACGCCCTATGCGCTGGCGACGCCGCTGCTGCAGAAAGACTACCTGCAATGCTGGCACGGTCTGAAAAAGAACTTCAACGGTCAACCCTAA
- a CDS encoding peroxidase: MADPVIDYDDVQGTILRGYRVDLARHFILSITNPQAAGKLIGALVDGSGGLPKITTARHIQPKPPCFLNISFTCPGLAKLGLNAEQLATFDGSFQLGATSSVSAQAVGDVGPSAPQNWISGLQDGAKVHILLSLWVTESASVLESVSAKLRATFKGCMAELYAQDAQALPDNKVHFGYRDSIAQPTVIGAPTTKREAPDDQPAVKTGEFLLGYQNELGGVYKVSPPELSINSSYAAFRILEQDVAGFDVMLAEHAEETGLDTEMLAAKICGRWRNGNPLELTPDAPGELLPPSKLNNFNYVTGVAPSDDTLGLICPIGSHIRRNNPRNGAVNGTDSTHHRIVRRAMPYGPSYDPLQPVDAQRGLTGYFINASIHNQFEFLTSEWNLTHLFVKAATGPGGSNDGNAVNNISGEDVFLGVNDPANSSFTLAEVGPRGSNNKLMKDFPRTITTRGGVYCFFPSITGLRYLAQLPSTR; the protein is encoded by the coding sequence ATGGCCGATCCTGTAATCGATTACGACGACGTACAAGGCACCATCCTGCGCGGCTATCGCGTCGATCTGGCGCGCCATTTCATCCTGTCCATCACGAATCCGCAGGCCGCAGGGAAATTGATAGGCGCGCTGGTGGACGGCAGCGGCGGCCTGCCAAAAATAACCACGGCCAGACACATCCAGCCCAAGCCGCCGTGCTTTCTCAACATCAGCTTCACCTGCCCAGGTCTAGCCAAACTCGGCCTCAACGCCGAGCAACTCGCCACATTTGATGGGTCCTTCCAGCTTGGTGCGACCAGTTCGGTCAGCGCACAGGCAGTCGGCGACGTCGGCCCCAGTGCGCCGCAAAATTGGATAAGCGGATTGCAGGACGGCGCCAAGGTGCACATACTGTTGAGCTTGTGGGTGACGGAATCCGCGTCGGTATTGGAATCGGTATCAGCCAAGTTGCGCGCCACATTTAAAGGCTGCATGGCTGAGCTGTACGCGCAGGATGCGCAGGCCCTACCAGACAACAAAGTCCATTTCGGCTATCGCGACAGCATTGCCCAGCCGACCGTGATTGGCGCCCCGACGACCAAGCGCGAGGCGCCAGACGATCAGCCGGCGGTCAAGACCGGAGAATTTCTGCTTGGCTACCAGAACGAACTCGGAGGCGTCTACAAGGTATCGCCGCCCGAGTTGTCAATCAACAGCAGCTATGCGGCGTTTCGCATCCTGGAGCAGGACGTCGCCGGGTTCGATGTCATGCTCGCCGAGCATGCCGAGGAAACCGGACTTGACACGGAAATGCTGGCTGCCAAAATATGCGGGCGCTGGCGCAACGGCAACCCTCTGGAGCTGACGCCAGACGCGCCGGGCGAACTCCTGCCGCCATCGAAATTGAACAATTTCAACTACGTCACCGGTGTAGCACCGAGCGATGACACCCTGGGCCTGATTTGCCCGATAGGTTCGCATATCCGCCGCAACAACCCGCGTAACGGCGCAGTGAACGGAACCGACAGCACCCACCATCGGATTGTACGGCGCGCCATGCCCTACGGGCCGTCTTACGATCCACTGCAACCCGTCGACGCGCAGCGCGGCCTGACCGGCTACTTTATCAACGCCAGCATCCACAACCAGTTCGAATTTCTCACCAGCGAATGGAATCTGACACACCTGTTCGTGAAAGCGGCCACCGGGCCGGGCGGCTCAAATGACGGCAACGCGGTCAATAACATCAGCGGCGAGGACGTGTTCCTGGGCGTAAATGATCCGGCGAACAGTTCGTTCACCCTGGCCGAGGTAGGCCCGCGCGGTTCCAACAACAAGTTGATGAAAGACTTTCCCCGCACGATTACCACGCGCGGCGGCGTCTACTGCTTCTTCCCCAGCATCACCGGCCTGCGTTATTTGGCGCAGTTGCCTTCCACAAGGTAG
- a CDS encoding MFS transporter — MAIATHSSNSSPIDIPALIDRSRIGRFQIVMLTLCAICLIIDGFDVQAMGYVAPAIIQQWGIDKANLGPVFGAGLFGMLLGSLIFSILADRIGRRPVLIAATLFFAACMLLTPLAATVEQLIMLRFITGLGLGAIMPNAMALAGEYSPLRKRVTLMMLVSCGFTLGAVLGGLLSAALIPRFGWQSVFHVGGVVPLVIGVLMIFLLPESMQFLVLRDKRLDQVGKWLRRIDPAVAVDRDTRYVVNEKAGKGAPVMQLFQQGRAKVTILLWIINFMNLVNLYFLSNWLPTIAKDAGLSTATAVMAGTTLQIGGTLGTLIMGQLIDRSSFRRVLIPVFLIAGMAVALIGRPEVSLLFLFASIFVAGFCIVGGQPAVNALAGTYYPTTLRSTGIGWSLGVGRIGSIVGPVLGGELIRLNWPNSSIFLLLAVPALVSAVMLMLMQETSNRNKAQAVIAH; from the coding sequence ATGGCCATTGCGACGCATAGCTCTAATAGCAGCCCGATCGACATTCCCGCCCTGATCGACCGTAGCCGCATCGGCCGCTTCCAGATCGTCATGCTGACCCTGTGCGCCATCTGCCTGATTATCGACGGTTTCGACGTCCAGGCCATGGGCTATGTGGCGCCCGCCATCATCCAGCAATGGGGCATAGACAAGGCCAACCTCGGTCCGGTGTTCGGCGCCGGCCTGTTCGGCATGTTGCTCGGCTCGCTCATTTTCAGCATCCTGGCCGACCGCATCGGCCGCCGTCCGGTGCTGATCGCTGCCACTCTGTTCTTTGCCGCCTGCATGCTGCTGACGCCGCTGGCCGCTACGGTCGAACAACTGATTATGTTGCGTTTCATCACCGGCCTAGGACTGGGCGCCATCATGCCCAACGCCATGGCGCTGGCCGGCGAATACAGCCCGCTGCGCAAGCGCGTGACCCTGATGATGCTGGTGTCCTGCGGTTTTACGCTGGGGGCGGTGTTGGGCGGTCTGCTGTCGGCGGCGTTGATTCCGCGCTTCGGCTGGCAGTCGGTATTCCATGTCGGCGGTGTGGTGCCGCTAGTGATCGGCGTGCTGATGATCTTCTTGCTGCCGGAGTCGATGCAGTTCCTGGTATTGCGCGACAAGCGTCTGGATCAGGTCGGCAAGTGGTTGCGCCGCATCGATCCTGCTGTCGCGGTTGACCGGGACACGCGTTACGTGGTCAACGAAAAAGCGGGCAAGGGCGCGCCGGTGATGCAGCTGTTCCAGCAGGGCAGGGCCAAGGTTACGATCCTGCTGTGGATCATCAATTTCATGAATCTGGTGAACCTGTATTTCCTTTCCAACTGGTTGCCGACCATTGCCAAGGATGCCGGCCTGTCGACCGCCACCGCGGTCATGGCCGGCACCACCTTGCAGATCGGCGGCACGCTGGGAACCTTGATCATGGGCCAGCTGATCGACCGCTCCAGCTTCCGCCGCGTGCTGATTCCGGTATTCCTGATCGCCGGCATGGCGGTGGCCCTGATCGGCCGGCCGGAAGTATCGCTGCTGTTCCTGTTTGCCAGCATCTTCGTCGCCGGCTTCTGCATCGTCGGCGGCCAGCCGGCGGTGAATGCGCTGGCGGGAACTTACTACCCGACCACCTTGCGTTCCACCGGCATTGGCTGGAGCCTGGGCGTCGGCCGCATCGGTTCTATCGTCGGGCCGGTGCTGGGCGGCGAGCTGATCCGCCTGAACTGGCCGAACAGCAGCATCTTCCTGCTGCTGGCCGTACCGGCGCTGGTATCGGCGGTGATGCTGATGTTGATGCAGGAAACCTCGAATCGTAACAAGGCGCAGGCTGTGATTGCGCATTAA
- a CDS encoding type II toxin-antitoxin system HicB family antitoxin, translated as MLYPLYVWKDKNSAYGASFPDLPGVFTAADDLNDLPAKAQEAAETMYEGEAHIPEATSIEQWKDAAGYADGYWMLVNIDRSKINTKPVRLNISLPENLLREIDAFAKAHQLTRSGFLAQAALKAMAR; from the coding sequence ATGTTATATCCGCTGTATGTATGGAAGGATAAAAATAGCGCTTACGGCGCCAGCTTTCCGGATCTTCCCGGCGTGTTTACTGCTGCGGACGATTTGAACGACCTGCCGGCAAAAGCCCAGGAAGCAGCAGAGACCATGTACGAAGGCGAAGCGCATATTCCTGAAGCGACCTCCATCGAGCAATGGAAAGACGCGGCAGGCTATGCCGATGGCTACTGGATGCTGGTCAATATTGACCGTTCCAAAATCAACACCAAGCCTGTGCGGCTCAACATTTCGTTACCGGAAAATTTGCTGCGCGAGATTGATGCCTTCGCCAAAGCGCATCAATTGACGCGCTCCGGCTTCCTGGCTCAGGCTGCGCTGAAAGCGATGGCTAGGTAA
- a CDS encoding type II toxin-antitoxin system HicA family toxin, with translation MNSSDLIKQLKATGWRHVSTRGSHHKYRHPVSGKSVVVPHPKKKDLPFGTAESVLKQAGLK, from the coding sequence ATGAACAGCTCAGACCTTATCAAGCAACTGAAGGCAACCGGATGGCGGCACGTCTCGACTCGCGGCAGCCATCATAAATACCGCCACCCCGTCAGCGGAAAATCTGTGGTTGTTCCACATCCGAAGAAGAAGGATCTGCCGTTTGGCACGGCCGAGAGCGTCTTGAAACAGGCCGGATTGAAATGA
- a CDS encoding diguanylate cyclase has protein sequence MPAIALNHYNLRAPRALLLQLKEFYCEVIGLEAGERPAFDSFGYWLYAGGQAVLHLSEARTGDVRHTGIATSFDHVAFSCVDPEGMEALLLARQLPYQVAFVPSLQQKQIFLRDPAGNGVELNFTCIS, from the coding sequence ATGCCAGCCATCGCCCTCAATCATTACAACCTGCGCGCGCCGCGAGCACTATTGCTGCAGTTGAAGGAATTTTATTGCGAAGTGATCGGCCTGGAAGCCGGCGAGCGGCCCGCTTTCGACAGTTTCGGTTACTGGCTATATGCTGGCGGGCAAGCCGTGCTGCATCTGAGCGAAGCGCGGACCGGCGATGTCAGGCATACCGGTATCGCCACCAGCTTCGATCACGTCGCCTTCAGCTGCGTCGATCCTGAGGGAATGGAAGCGCTTTTGCTGGCGCGCCAGCTGCCTTATCAAGTGGCGTTTGTCCCGTCCTTGCAGCAAAAACAGATCTTCCTGCGCGATCCGGCCGGCAACGGGGTTGAACTGAATTTCACATGCATAAGCTAA
- a CDS encoding AAA family ATPase → MKLANPRRRQDAARGNGTIPIPLALGIGAPMLAIKPYLRALTINPTREIDFDAYPFSVPAVRELEQIAFHPDVTFLVGVNGAGKSTLLEAMAIAWGFNAEGGNQNNGFSTVNAHSDLHTYLRTVKSYKRPKAGYFLRAESFFNVATNIEKLDAASGLGNLIGPRAC, encoded by the coding sequence ATGAAACTGGCAAATCCGCGGCGCCGTCAGGATGCTGCTCGCGGTAACGGTACAATCCCAATCCCACTTGCTCTAGGTATCGGCGCTCCCATGCTTGCCATCAAACCCTATCTGCGCGCGTTGACAATCAACCCGACAAGAGAAATCGATTTTGATGCCTATCCGTTCAGCGTTCCGGCAGTCCGTGAGCTGGAACAGATCGCATTTCATCCGGATGTAACTTTTCTGGTCGGGGTAAACGGTGCCGGCAAATCGACCTTGCTGGAAGCAATGGCGATCGCCTGGGGATTCAACGCGGAAGGAGGCAATCAAAACAATGGTTTTTCGACGGTGAACGCACATTCTGATCTGCATACCTATTTGCGCACCGTTAAAAGCTACAAACGTCCCAAGGCAGGTTATTTCTTGCGAGCGGAAAGTTTTTTTAATGTCGCCACCAATATCGAAAAACTAGATGCCGCATCCGGCCTCGGTAATTTGATTGGTCCTAGGGCCTGTTAA
- a CDS encoding multidrug efflux SMR transporter, which yields MHWVYLLIAIVAEVIATSALKASAEFTRLVPSVVVVAGYLTAFYFLSLTLRTLPVAIVYAMWSGIGIALIALVGWLFLKQSLDAAALVGIGLIVSGVLVLNVFSKTVAH from the coding sequence ATGCATTGGGTCTATCTATTGATCGCCATCGTCGCCGAAGTGATTGCCACCAGCGCCCTCAAGGCCAGCGCCGAATTCACTAGGCTAGTGCCGTCGGTGGTGGTGGTGGCCGGCTACCTGACCGCCTTCTATTTCCTGTCGCTGACCTTGCGCACCCTGCCGGTGGCCATCGTGTATGCGATGTGGTCAGGCATCGGCATTGCGCTGATCGCGCTGGTCGGCTGGCTGTTCCTGAAGCAGAGCCTGGATGCCGCGGCTTTGGTCGGCATCGGCCTGATCGTCTCCGGCGTGCTGGTGCTGAACGTGTTCTCCAAGACCGTGGCGCACTAG